The following coding sequences are from one Eucalyptus grandis isolate ANBG69807.140 chromosome 11, ASM1654582v1, whole genome shotgun sequence window:
- the LOC120289599 gene encoding rust resistance kinase Lr10-like yields MTSKAGPSNPRCVASSCGDIRNISHPFRLKSDPKECGDPKKELVCEDNRTVLYFHDGRFYVQSINYSSFKIRLVDDGLKKDNCSSLPRHSRAFYNFKNYSDPNNSYYMYGGILVIVNCSKAVNFPIYIATSPCIKGSYSFNTSSNWNLYALLNPSASDVRDFCTISSWTILPDLSYEQINSSFYNYELIHNIMADGFTLYFGPSRMAKNFFCYFDLYSYFLLYISIYSGKLDMYIAYRSQVCGSKHYEGGFVLSIIIKITYSNPIKISSVLFCVAKFVIGMPFVTIFLICKYRRRHLAMDKNIEEFLQAQNNFLPIRYSYSNIKKITKNFKHKLGEGGYGFVYKGMLRSGNEVAIKILKQSKAHGQDFISEVATIGRIHHVNVVQLIGFCFEGSKQALVYDLMTNGSLDKHIFAEEANKFLDYMKIFEITLGVARGIGYLHRGCDIQILHFDIKPHNILLDKNFIPKVSDFGLAKLYPTDHSIVSLTAARGTLGYMAPELFYKNIGGVSYKADVYSFGMLLMEMASRRKNINANAERSSQIYYPLWVYDQVSEGTSVEMEEVAEEERKVIKKMIIVALWCIQLNPDHRPPMNKVIEMLEGDIGKLHMPPKPLIYPPDVVVNDDKFEMELETLSTSPSASVISTSSPFRDNNVV; encoded by the exons ATGACTAGCAAAGCCGGGCCGAGTAATCCACGATGCGTTGCTTCATCCTGTGGTGATATTCGCAATATAAGTCACCCGTTTCGACTGAAGAGTGACCCAAAGGAATGTGGTGATCCAAAAAAGGAGCTGGTCTGTGAAGATAATCGTACTGTTCTCTATTTCCATGATGGCCGATTTTATGTACAGTCTATCAACTATTCCAGCTTCAAAATCAGATTGGTTGATGATGGGTTGAAAAAGGATAACTGCTCATCTCTCCCTCGTCATTCACGGGCATTCTATAACTTCAAGAACTATTCCGATCCAaataattcatactacatgtatGGAGGCATACTGGTCATTGTGAATTGCTCGAAAGCAGTTAACTTTCCTATCTACATTGCTACGAGTCCATGCATTAAGGGTTCGTACTCTTTCAACACATCATCGAATTGGAACTTGTATGCTTTGCTCAATCCATCGGCATCGGATGTTAGGGACTTTTGCACCATTAGCAGCTGGACAATATTACCAGATTTGAGTTATGAGCAGATCAATAGTAGCTTCTACAACTATGAGCTAATCCATAACATCATGGCTGATGGATTTACTCTCTACTTTGGTCCATCCAGGATggcaaaaaatttcttttgctaCTTTGATCTGTACAGCTACTTTCTTCTCTATATCTCCATTTATTCTGGTAAATTGGACATGTATATCGCCTACAGGAGTCAAGTTTGCGGATCCAAGCACTACGAGGGCG GATTTGTTCTttcaataattataaaaataacatATTCTAACCCAATAAAAATCTCTTCAGTGCTTTTTTGTGTAGCGAAATTCGTAATTGGAATGCCATTTGTCACAATATTTCTGATCTGCAAGTATAGAAGAAGGCACCTAGCAATGGACAAGaatattgaagaatttttgcaagCTCAGAACAACTTTTtgcccataaggtactcttactctaatattaagaagatcacCAAAAACTTTAAGCACAAACTAGGTGAAGGGGGGTATGGTTTTGTGTACAAAGGAATGCTTAGAAGCGGCAACGAAGTGGCCATCAAGATTTTGAAGCAGTCCAAGGCCcatggccaagattttatcagtGAAGTGGCTACTATTGGAAGAATTCACCATGTTAATGTAGTGCAACTCATCGGTTTTTGCTTTGAAGGCTCGAAACAAGCTCTCGTGTATGATCTCATGACAAATGGGTCTTTGGATAAGCACATTTTTGCGGAGGAAGCTAATAAGTTTCTTGactacatgaaaatatttgagatCACTCTTGGGGTGGCGAGGGGGATTGGATACTTACATCGGGGGTGTGACATACAAATACTACACTTTGATATCAAGCCtcataacattcttttagaCAAGAATTTCATCCCGAAAGTTTCTGATTTTGGGCTCGCGAAACTTTATCCCACGGATCATAGCATAGTTTCATTAACTGCTGCAAGAGGAACCTTAGGATATATGGCGCCTGAATTGTTTTACAAAAACATTGGTGGCGTATCTTATAAAGCGGATGTCTACAGCTTTGGGATGTTGCTCATGGAAATGGCAAGTAGAAGgaagaatataaatgcaaatgcagAACGCTCAAGCCAAATTTATTATCCATTGTGGGTGTATGACCAAGTTAGTGAAGGTACAAGTGTTGAAATGGAAGAAGTTgcagaagaggaaaggaaggtgataaaaaaaatgataatagtTGCACTTTGGTGCATACAATTAAACCCTGATCACCGCCCTCCAATGAACAAAGTCATAGAAATGCTAGAAGGAGATATTGGTAAACTTCATATGCCTCCAAAACCGCTTATCTACCCACCAGATGTGGTAGTTAACGATGACAAATTTGAGATGGAACTAGAAACACTCTCTACTTCACCAAGTGCTTCAGTAATTTCAACTAGTTCTCCTTTTAGAGATAACAATGTTGTTTAG